A single Candidatus Omnitrophota bacterium DNA region contains:
- a CDS encoding four helix bundle protein, translating to MLVTPERKGERVEKGYKKLIVWQVADELAYQIYVASRAFPKEEIYGITFQIRRAAVSIPTNISESSGCQNKGESKRFLNIALGSLSETEYLLEFCRRLNYLDETKFNELESLRQKVGALLWKFYRSYC from the coding sequence ATGCTCGTGACCCCAGAGCGAAAGGGGGAACGAGTGGAAAAGGGATACAAGAAGTTAATCGTTTGGCAAGTTGCGGATGAGTTGGCATATCAAATATATGTTGCAAGCCGGGCGTTCCCGAAGGAGGAGATATACGGGATAACTTTCCAAATACGAAGAGCCGCGGTCTCAATACCAACGAATATCAGTGAATCTTCAGGATGTCAAAATAAAGGGGAGTCGAAGCGATTTTTGAATATTGCGTTGGGCTCATTGTCGGAAACGGAGTATCTGTTGGAGTTTTGCAGAAGGCTGAACTATTTGGATGAAACCAAGTTCAATGAATTGGAGTCATTGCGTCAGAAAGTCGGAGCACTCTTATGGAAGTTTTACAGGAGTTATTGTTAG
- a CDS encoding beta-ketoacyl-ACP synthase III, producing MSKNVGILGVGSYVPERILTNYDLEKLVETTNEWIVTRTGINERRIAHKGERTSHLAVKAALAALKSAGLDASKVELIVVGTISPDSNFPSVACLVQKAIGARHATAFDVSAACSGFLYAMTVAKQFVAAGSHKNALVIAAEKITSLIDWSDRGTCVLFGDGAGACVLGPVSGERGIISEYLHSQGQFGELMAVITEDREPLNQKERTMPIPKVVMQGQELFKIAVKSMAEAVEIAVKKAGLKLAEIDCVVPHQANDRIISAVAKKLRIPKDKIFINIHKYGNMSAASIAVALCEAVEQKKIKKGSRVVLVTFGAGLVSAANVVVW from the coding sequence ATGAGCAAGAACGTCGGCATCCTGGGTGTCGGATCGTATGTCCCCGAACGTATCCTGACGAATTACGATCTCGAAAAGTTGGTGGAAACGACCAACGAGTGGATCGTGACCCGCACGGGGATCAATGAGCGGCGTATTGCCCACAAAGGCGAACGGACGAGCCACCTCGCGGTCAAGGCCGCTCTCGCCGCTTTGAAAAGCGCGGGCCTGGACGCTTCGAAGGTCGAGCTCATCGTCGTCGGGACCATTAGCCCCGATAGCAATTTTCCCTCGGTCGCCTGCCTTGTCCAAAAAGCCATCGGAGCCAGGCATGCCACGGCTTTTGACGTGAGCGCCGCCTGCTCAGGATTCCTTTACGCCATGACCGTCGCGAAACAGTTTGTCGCGGCCGGATCGCACAAAAACGCACTGGTGATCGCCGCGGAAAAAATCACGTCCCTGATCGACTGGAGCGACCGCGGCACCTGCGTTCTGTTCGGGGACGGCGCCGGGGCCTGCGTCCTGGGGCCTGTCAGCGGCGAGCGGGGGATCATCTCCGAATACCTGCACTCCCAGGGACAATTCGGCGAGTTGATGGCGGTCATCACCGAAGACCGCGAACCGCTCAACCAAAAAGAAAGAACCATGCCGATCCCGAAGGTCGTCATGCAGGGGCAGGAATTGTTTAAGATCGCTGTCAAGTCCATGGCGGAAGCGGTTGAAATCGCGGTCAAAAAGGCGGGGCTGAAGCTCGCGGAAATCGACTGCGTTGTGCCTCACCAGGCCAACGATCGCATCATTTCGGCAGTTGCCAAAAAATTGCGCATTCCGAAAGACAAGATTTTTATCAATATCCACAAGTATGGCAACATGTCCGCCGCCTCCATCGCCGTGGCCCTTTGCGAGGCCGTCGAGCAAAAGAAGATCAAAAAAGGCAGCCGTGTCGTCCTGGTGACGTTCGGGGCGGGACTGGTCAGCGCCGCGAATGTGGTGGTTTGGTGA
- the plsX gene encoding phosphate acyltransferase PlsX has protein sequence MKIVVDAMGGDHAPAAVIAGVVDALKTYDINIALIGIKDRVEQELKAWKYPKDRIEVIHAPEVVEMHDPATASIRKKRNSSITLGLELIKDPAYNAFISAGNTGAVVAAATVNLGMIPGVERPAIGLTIPTLKDLAFLIDVGANTDPKPEHLMQWALMAGVYVREVMGVANPGIGLLNIGEEAVKGTDFVKDTHKLLSEHLPNFIGNIEANEVYTGKCECIICDGFVGNVVLKVSEGLAESATKLIKREVQKNPLAILGALLMKPALRNVKRISDYSEYGGAPLLGVKGIVMISHGRSSPKAIKNAIRKTMQEIEHNIIECMTREIGAKA, from the coding sequence GTGAAAATCGTCGTTGATGCCATGGGGGGTGATCATGCCCCGGCCGCGGTTATTGCTGGGGTTGTCGACGCCCTGAAGACCTATGACATCAACATCGCGCTGATCGGCATCAAGGACCGTGTCGAGCAGGAACTCAAAGCTTGGAAGTACCCAAAAGACAGAATTGAAGTCATTCACGCGCCGGAAGTGGTTGAAATGCACGACCCGGCGACCGCCAGCATCCGCAAGAAGCGGAATTCTTCCATCACCCTCGGCCTTGAGCTGATCAAAGACCCTGCCTACAACGCCTTCATCAGCGCCGGCAACACCGGCGCCGTCGTGGCCGCGGCCACGGTCAATCTCGGCATGATCCCCGGCGTCGAACGGCCGGCTATCGGGTTGACCATCCCCACCTTAAAAGATCTCGCCTTTCTCATTGACGTCGGCGCCAACACCGATCCCAAACCCGAGCACCTGATGCAGTGGGCGCTCATGGCGGGGGTGTATGTCCGCGAAGTCATGGGAGTGGCCAATCCCGGCATCGGGCTTTTGAATATCGGGGAGGAAGCCGTCAAGGGAACGGATTTTGTCAAAGACACGCACAAACTTCTCTCCGAGCACCTGCCGAATTTCATCGGCAACATCGAAGCCAATGAGGTCTATACCGGCAAATGCGAATGCATCATCTGCGACGGTTTTGTCGGCAATGTTGTCCTGAAGGTCTCCGAAGGGCTGGCGGAATCGGCCACCAAGCTCATCAAGCGCGAGGTCCAAAAGAACCCCCTGGCGATCCTCGGCGCTCTCCTGATGAAACCGGCATTGCGAAACGTTAAACGTATATCCGACTATTCCGAATACGGCGGCGCGCCCCTCCTGGGGGTCAAAGGCATTGTCATGATCAGCCACGGCCGCTCCAGTCCCAAGGCCATCAAGAACGCCATCCGAAAGACCATGCAGGAAATCGAGCACAACATCATTGAGTGTATGACCCGAGAGATAGGTGCCAAGGCATGA
- the rpmF gene encoding 50S ribosomal protein L32, whose translation MANPKRQHSKQRSRKRRTHWKIRLSGVGPCSNCKSLIVPHRVCPFCGFYKGKQIVAVKAKEEKAQA comes from the coding sequence ATGGCAAATCCAAAACGTCAACATTCCAAGCAGAGATCCCGCAAGCGCCGCACGCACTGGAAAATCCGGCTTTCCGGCGTTGGCCCCTGCTCCAACTGCAAGAGTCTCATCGTCCCCCACCGGGTCTGCCCGTTCTGCGGCTTCTACAAGGGCAAGCAGATCGTCGCGGTCAAGGCCAAAGAAGAAAAAGCGCAGGCGTAA
- a CDS encoding DUF177 domain-containing protein, with translation MKVKVRDIPLDGLDLTETLKASEIGLEDKDIKCLGPLEISAHVEKAQDAVIASVGVKGHYEFTCLRCLDPVECRLSDNFDLYFDVDSTVEYVDLGEDLRQEMIVAYCAEVLCKDDCKGMCLTCGANLNHEECKCHKK, from the coding sequence GTGAAAGTGAAGGTCCGCGACATCCCCCTCGACGGGCTTGACCTGACCGAGACGTTGAAGGCCTCCGAGATCGGGCTTGAGGACAAGGATATCAAGTGCCTGGGACCGCTGGAAATCAGCGCCCACGTGGAGAAGGCCCAGGATGCTGTGATCGCCAGCGTCGGGGTGAAGGGGCATTACGAATTCACGTGTCTGAGGTGCCTGGACCCGGTCGAGTGCCGATTGAGCGACAATTTTGATTTGTATTTTGACGTCGATTCCACGGTTGAATACGTCGACCTGGGGGAGGACCTCCGCCAGGAGATGATCGTGGCGTACTGCGCCGAAGTCCTGTGCAAGGACGATTGCAAAGGGATGTGCCTGACATGCGGGGCAAATTTGAACCACGAAGAGTGTAAGTGTCATAAGAAATAA
- the coaD gene encoding pantetheine-phosphate adenylyltransferase encodes MGNSAIYPGSFDPVTNGHIDLIHRATQIFTTVIVAVTDNPRKTPMFTIEERVDMLKKATKKMRGVRVESFGGLVINYAKKKKVNVLIRGLRMLSDFEYEFQMALTNRRLAGDIETVFLMPSESYSFTSSNLLKEAAFLGADISSFVPKFVEKSLKERLKT; translated from the coding sequence ATGGGAAATTCAGCCATATATCCGGGAAGCTTTGACCCTGTGACCAATGGGCACATTGACCTGATCCACCGCGCGACCCAGATTTTTACAACGGTCATCGTGGCGGTCACGGACAACCCGCGCAAGACCCCGATGTTCACCATCGAGGAGCGCGTGGACATGCTCAAAAAGGCCACGAAAAAGATGCGCGGCGTCCGGGTGGAATCGTTTGGCGGCCTGGTCATCAATTACGCGAAGAAAAAAAAGGTGAATGTCCTGATCCGGGGACTGCGGATGCTTTCGGATTTTGAATACGAATTCCAGATGGCCTTGACCAACCGCCGGCTGGCCGGAGACATCGAAACGGTCTTTTTGATGCCGTCGGAGAGCTATTCGTTCACTTCGTCGAATCTTCTGAAGGAGGCTGCGTTTTTGGGGGCCGACATTTCCTCGTTCGTGCCGAAATTTGTCGAAAAAAGTCTCAAGGAACGGTTGAAGACGTGA
- the rsmD gene encoding 16S rRNA (guanine(966)-N(2))-methyltransferase RsmD, with protein sequence MKIIGGKFKGKNFFMPAGIRPTQNIIRKAVFDLLGNDMEGVEFLELFAGSGAVGFEAFSRGAKKVAIVERDFKCIKVIQQNMAMFDPPARPGGQGAVCELIQCDAFVAIKQMASQKRKFDVIFLDPPYGEELVKKALNLLAGYDILHPDCYIIIEFRKDEILPGLKGRFSVIRERCYGSTCLAVLQRESPQA encoded by the coding sequence TTGAAAATCATCGGTGGCAAATTCAAAGGGAAGAATTTTTTCATGCCGGCCGGCATCCGGCCGACGCAGAACATCATCCGCAAAGCGGTTTTTGATCTGTTGGGCAACGACATGGAGGGGGTGGAGTTCCTGGAGTTGTTTGCCGGAAGCGGGGCCGTGGGGTTTGAGGCCTTCTCCCGCGGCGCTAAAAAAGTGGCGATTGTGGAGCGGGATTTCAAGTGTATCAAGGTCATCCAGCAGAATATGGCCATGTTTGATCCCCCCGCCCGGCCGGGTGGGCAGGGGGCGGTGTGCGAACTGATCCAGTGCGACGCCTTTGTGGCGATCAAGCAGATGGCCTCGCAGAAGCGGAAGTTTGACGTGATCTTCCTGGACCCCCCCTACGGCGAGGAACTGGTAAAAAAAGCCTTGAATCTCCTGGCGGGCTATGATATATTACACCCCGATTGTTACATTATCATCGAGTTCCGCAAGGATGAAATTCTACCTGGTCTTAAAGGTAGATTTTCTGTTATTAGGGAGCGCTGTTACGGGTCCACATGCCTCGCTGTTTTGCAAAGGGAGAGCCCCCAAGCATAA
- the recG gene encoding ATP-dependent DNA helicase RecG: protein MKSLREISIQYIKGVGPARARLFKNLGIETVEDLLYLFPRRYEDRTQMTPIAMLKLGETQTVSGKVVGKASRRSWYTRKHVSEAVIDDGSGRLFAVWFNQPYLERYFKPGLRVVLYGKTEVYKKRLQMISPEYEIITEQDAGLNTGRIVPIYPLTRGITQRYLRKVVRASLDKCRDDLQDILPVPVRNKCRLPNIRRSIENIHFPESPALQEEAIKRISFEEFFLFQLSVIKRRMAIVSKPGIEHEIDLALVQEYGKAFPFSLTPAQKRVIAEIAADMQKPAPMLRLLQGDVGSGKTLVAFFGCVAACRSGHQAAVMAPTAILARQHYQAAQEMFGRGPFRGLRMACLVSALKPREREDILARLLKGDINLLIGTHALLEEEVKFKKLSFVVIDEQHKFGVRQRALLSTKGTNPDVLVMTATPIPRTLSLTLFGDLDVSVIDEMPPGRGKVETRLFTSEQAGEVYRTVREMAEKGRQAYVVYPIIEESEKLDLKAAQAMYRHFLENEFKGLNVGLLHGQLSREQTEEVMGKFRKGEIQILVATTVLEVGVDVPRASIMVVEHAERFGLSQLHQLRGRIGRGRDDGQCLLIADPVTEDAQARLKAVLATTDGFKIAQEDLLIRGPGHYFGRHQHGLNELKFANPVAQIDILELARKEALELTHADPELASPANGVLKDVIVKRYPNYLDMIGAG, encoded by the coding sequence ATGAAATCCTTGCGTGAAATATCCATCCAGTACATCAAAGGCGTCGGTCCGGCGCGTGCCAGGCTTTTTAAGAATCTGGGCATAGAGACCGTCGAGGACCTTCTTTATCTTTTCCCCCGGAGGTATGAGGACCGCACCCAAATGACGCCGATCGCCATGCTCAAATTGGGCGAGACCCAGACGGTCAGCGGTAAAGTCGTGGGCAAGGCGTCCCGCCGCAGCTGGTACACGCGCAAACATGTGTCTGAAGCGGTGATTGATGATGGAAGCGGCCGCCTGTTTGCCGTTTGGTTTAATCAGCCCTATCTGGAGAGGTACTTCAAGCCGGGGCTCCGGGTCGTGCTTTACGGCAAAACGGAAGTTTACAAGAAACGTTTGCAGATGATCTCGCCGGAATACGAAATCATCACTGAACAGGACGCCGGCTTGAACACCGGGCGGATCGTCCCGATCTATCCTTTGACGAGGGGCATCACCCAGCGTTATCTGCGGAAGGTCGTGCGCGCCTCTCTGGATAAATGCAGGGATGATTTGCAGGACATCCTGCCTGTCCCGGTTCGTAACAAGTGCCGCCTGCCGAATATCCGCCGGAGTATCGAAAATATCCATTTCCCCGAAAGCCCCGCGCTTCAGGAAGAGGCCATCAAAAGGATCTCTTTTGAGGAGTTCTTTTTATTTCAGCTTTCGGTGATCAAGCGGAGGATGGCGATCGTGTCCAAACCGGGGATTGAGCATGAAATCGACCTGGCCCTTGTTCAGGAATACGGGAAGGCGTTTCCGTTTTCCCTGACTCCGGCCCAGAAGCGGGTGATCGCGGAGATCGCGGCAGATATGCAGAAGCCCGCGCCCATGCTCCGTCTGCTCCAGGGGGACGTCGGCTCCGGGAAGACTTTGGTGGCCTTTTTCGGATGCGTGGCGGCCTGCCGCAGCGGACATCAGGCGGCTGTCATGGCCCCGACGGCGATCCTGGCCCGCCAACATTACCAGGCGGCGCAGGAGATGTTCGGCCGCGGCCCGTTTAGGGGTTTGCGTATGGCCTGCCTTGTCAGCGCCCTCAAACCCAGGGAGCGGGAGGACATTTTGGCCCGTTTGTTAAAGGGCGACATCAATCTGTTGATCGGCACCCACGCCCTTCTGGAGGAGGAGGTCAAATTCAAAAAATTGAGTTTTGTGGTCATTGATGAACAGCACAAGTTCGGCGTCCGGCAGAGGGCCTTGCTGTCCACCAAGGGAACAAACCCGGACGTCCTGGTCATGACCGCCACGCCCATCCCCAGGACGCTCAGCCTGACGTTGTTCGGGGACCTGGATGTTTCCGTGATCGACGAAATGCCGCCCGGCCGGGGGAAGGTGGAGACCCGCCTGTTTACCTCGGAACAGGCCGGGGAGGTTTACCGGACGGTGCGCGAGATGGCGGAAAAGGGACGCCAGGCCTATGTGGTCTATCCGATCATCGAAGAAAGCGAGAAGCTGGATCTTAAGGCCGCGCAGGCGATGTACCGGCATTTTTTGGAAAACGAGTTCAAAGGGCTGAATGTCGGGCTTCTTCACGGCCAGCTTTCGCGCGAGCAGACAGAGGAGGTCATGGGAAAATTCAGAAAGGGCGAGATCCAGATTTTGGTTGCCACAACGGTCCTGGAGGTCGGGGTGGATGTCCCACGGGCCAGCATCATGGTGGTGGAACACGCGGAACGTTTCGGGCTGTCCCAGCTCCACCAACTGAGGGGCCGCATCGGCCGCGGCCGGGACGACGGGCAGTGCCTGCTGATCGCCGACCCGGTGACAGAAGACGCCCAGGCCCGGCTGAAGGCGGTCCTGGCAACCACAGACGGTTTTAAAATTGCCCAGGAAGACCTGCTGATCCGCGGCCCTGGCCATTATTTCGGCCGTCACCAACATGGGCTTAACGAGCTTAAATTCGCGAATCCCGTGGCACAGATCGATATCCTGGAACTGGCCCGCAAGGAAGCGCTGGAGCTCACACACGCAGACCCGGAATTGGCATCGCCTGCAAACGGTGTTTTAAAAGATGTTATCGTTAAGCGGTATCCCAATTATCTTGATATGATAGGAGCGGGATGA
- a CDS encoding EamA family transporter yields the protein MSWFLWSVLTALVWGCVPPLEKVGLSKIDPLTGLFFRCVGVLIGIVMLYVWKSRDIRASLANPPPGIAFLVLGGFLASVVGQVFFYHALKSGEASKVVPLAAAYPLISFILGVLFLGEEITLLKTGGLFCILAGVVLLK from the coding sequence ATGAGTTGGTTCCTCTGGTCGGTATTGACGGCGCTGGTCTGGGGCTGCGTCCCTCCGCTGGAAAAGGTTGGATTATCAAAGATCGACCCGCTGACCGGTTTGTTTTTCCGTTGCGTCGGCGTGCTCATCGGCATCGTCATGTTGTACGTCTGGAAAAGCCGGGACATCCGGGCCTCCCTGGCAAACCCCCCACCCGGGATTGCCTTTCTCGTGCTGGGAGGCTTCCTGGCCAGCGTGGTGGGACAGGTTTTCTTTTATCATGCCCTCAAGTCGGGAGAGGCGTCTAAGGTCGTGCCGCTGGCCGCGGCGTATCCGCTGATCAGTTTTATTCTCGGCGTGCTTTTTCTGGGTGAAGAAATTACCCTTCTTAAAACGGGCGGATTATTTTGCATCCTGGCGGGTGTGGTCCTGTTAAAATAA